Genomic DNA from Paenibacillus borealis:
TAAAATCAGGAAAGTACGAAGCTCCCTGAGGTTCATTTTGAATGTTGTTATCATGACTCTGCTCCTCTTTCAATGAATTCTTAACGATTCAATGAAAGTGCAAAGCCGATCGGACGAACTTAATCCGCTCCGTGCAGTTTCGTCCGGTTCAGACTTTGCACGGAGCGTTGTCACTGCATATTCTCATATTCATTCTCCTTCTTAATCGCTTGAAGTTACATTCACCTGGAAAGTGAATTCTGCTTTATTTTACCATATGCGAGCCGTTCCGTCTTATATGAATTTATTGGGTAAGTATGTTTGTCCCGGGATTATGATATAATTTGCTTTATTATCTTGTTATTTATAGAGAGGTTTTTAATATGATGAATAATTTCTGGCGTGAACTACCACGCCCTTTTTTCATACTGGCACCCATGGAGGATGTGACGGATGTCGTGTTTCGCCATGTCGTAAGCAGAGCGGGCAGACCGGATGTGTTCTTCACGGAGTTTGCGAATTCAGAGAGCTATTGTCACCCGGAGGGGCACCATGCTGTGCGCGGGCGTCTGACTTATACAGAGGATGAACAGCCGATTGTCGCTCATATCTGGGGCGATAAGCCGGAATACTTCCGCCAGATGAGCATCGGCATGGCCGAGGAAGGCTTCAAGGGCATCGATATTAACATGGGTTGTCCTGTAGCCAATGTAGCAGAGAACGGGAAGGGAAGCGGCCTGATTTGCCGTCCCGAGCTCGCAGCGGAGATTATCCAGGCGGCCAAAGCCGGGGGATTGCCCGTCAGTGTCAAGACAAGACTCGGGTTCACTGACCTGGGTGAATGGCGCGGCTGGTTAACCCATATCCTGCAGCAGGACATTGTGAATCTGTCGATTCATCTGCGTACCCGGCAGGAAATGAGCAAGGTGGATGCCCACTGGGAGCTGATTCCGGAGATCAAGAAGCTCCGTGACGAGATCGCACCGCATACCCTGCTGACCATCAACGGTGATATCCCCGACCGTCAGACGGGCCTGAGGCTCGCTGAAGAGTACGGTGTGGACGGGATTATGATCGGGCGCGGGATTTTTCAGAATCCGTTTGCGTTCGAGCAGGAGCCGAAGGAACACAGCAGCGCGGAACTGCTTGATCTGCTGCGGCTGCATCTGGATCTCTAT
This window encodes:
- a CDS encoding tRNA dihydrouridine synthase — its product is MMNNFWRELPRPFFILAPMEDVTDVVFRHVVSRAGRPDVFFTEFANSESYCHPEGHHAVRGRLTYTEDEQPIVAHIWGDKPEYFRQMSIGMAEEGFKGIDINMGCPVANVAENGKGSGLICRPELAAEIIQAAKAGGLPVSVKTRLGFTDLGEWRGWLTHILQQDIVNLSIHLRTRQEMSKVDAHWELIPEIKKLRDEIAPHTLLTINGDIPDRQTGLRLAEEYGVDGIMIGRGIFQNPFAFEQEPKEHSSAELLDLLRLHLDLYDEYSGQKPRSFSPLQRFFKIYVRGFRGASELRNNLMNTKSTREVRALLDEFGSREQDGADELGN